The Nitrospira sp. genome window below encodes:
- a CDS encoding FliA/WhiG family RNA polymerase sigma factor, with protein sequence MRKTAVSQHRKSFVAQEARREELIKEFAHVIRAMAHRLAFRLPAYLDAEDLISVGTIGLMDAMDKYDPTREAKFKTYAEFRIRGAMLDEIRSMDWIPRSVHERIGLLQKTHVTLISRLGRPPQDEEVAAELKMSMEELDDFITRARGAVLISVDDLSLHEPDGHKVVKMLADTHTPDPLSSLVNEREREVIATAIRQLPEKERLVLTLYYYEELTMKEIGALMKVTESRVCQVHTKAIIRLKAHLQPES encoded by the coding sequence CGCAAATCATTCGTCGCGCAGGAAGCGAGACGGGAAGAGCTTATCAAAGAGTTTGCGCACGTGATTCGTGCGATGGCCCATCGGCTGGCCTTTCGACTTCCGGCTTATCTGGATGCCGAGGACTTGATTTCGGTCGGCACCATCGGGTTGATGGATGCCATGGATAAGTATGACCCGACCCGCGAGGCAAAATTCAAGACCTATGCGGAGTTTCGCATTCGTGGGGCCATGCTGGATGAAATCCGATCGATGGATTGGATTCCGCGATCTGTTCACGAGCGCATTGGCCTTCTCCAAAAAACGCATGTGACCCTCATAAGCCGACTGGGTCGCCCTCCACAGGATGAGGAAGTGGCCGCGGAGTTGAAGATGTCGATGGAAGAGCTGGATGATTTCATCACGCGCGCCAGAGGTGCCGTCCTGATCAGTGTTGATGACTTGAGTCTGCATGAGCCGGATGGACACAAGGTCGTCAAGATGTTGGCTGATACCCATACGCCCGATCCGCTCTCCTCCTTAGTCAACGAACGAGAACGTGAAGTGATTGCCACGGCTATTCGGCAGCTTCCGGAAAAGGAGAGGCTGGTGCTCACGCTGTACTACTATGAAGAGCTCACCATGAAGGAAATCGGGGCGTTGATGAAGGTGACGGAATCACGGGTCTGTCAGGTTCATACCAAGGCCATCATCCGCCTCAAGGCTCACCTGCAGCCGGAAAGTTGA